The Mucilaginibacter gracilis genomic interval AATTTTTGCCGCTTCAGGATAAAGAGAAGTTTAACGACTTTTTAAACATGGCTGATCTGCATTTAATAATTCAAAAAGCAAACGCCAGCGATTTGGTTATGCCTTCAAAACTTTCAACTATATTAGCTGTTGGTGGGGTAAGCGTAGTTACCGCGCCTAAGGGTACCTCTCTCCATAAGTTGCTTGAACAATTTGAGGTAGGGTTTATTGTTGAACCTGACGATGTAGTTAAACTTGCCGAAGCCATTGCTGCTATAAAGCAAGAGGATATAAGTGGCAAAAGGATTGCGGCCCGTGAGTATGCGTTACAATATTTAAACATTGATAACGTAATGAATAAATTTATTGAAGATATTTCATAACGCTTTTACCAATACATAGTTAATCAATATGCTCCATGTTTAATCTGTTTAAAAGGTCGCCATTAGTTTCAGACGTTAAATGGATTGGGGTAGACATGCATTCGCATTTATTACCCGGGATTGACGATGGTTCTCCTGATTTGGAAACTTCAATATCCTATATCTCTCAGTTAAACGAACTGGGGTACAGCAAATTTATTTGCACTCCTCATATATTTAAAGAAATCCATCCCAATAGTAGGGAAACAATTTTGCCCGCCCTGCAAGCTGTAAAAAATGCTCTTGTAGAGAGAGGAATTGATGTTGAGATAACGGCGGCGGCAGAATATATGATTAATACGGATTTTGATCCATTGATGGAATCCGATGATTTAATGGTGTTGAACGGCAAACGTGTGTTAATAGAAATGTCGTACATGTTTGAAAGTTATGACATAGAAAAATATATCTTTAATTTAAGGATGAAAGGATATACGCCTATATTAGCCCACCCCGAAAGATATGTTTATTATCATCAGGATTATGAGCGGTATCATCGGTTTATTGATATGGGCTGCTTAATGCAGGTTAATCTGCTTTCACTATCGGGCTATTATGGTAAGGGCATTAAAACCATAGCTTTGAAGTTGATTAAAGAAAACATGATTGATTTGATTGGTACTGATTTTCACAATATAAGGCACTTACAGGCCATTAATGATTTTGTTAAAAGTGGTGCGGCTTACAATTTAATAGGCAAATACCCATTTAAAAACATGCAGTTTTTTGGTGATAATTTATAATAGCTGATAATTTAGCGTTAAATGAATAAGGTAATAGTAATGGGAGCGTCGGGCCAGTTGGGCCAATGTTTAAGATCGGTATCTGGCCAATATCCTGACACTGATGTCATTTTCCCCGGCGAAGGCGAAGCTAATGTTTTAGATATTTACAAATTAGAAGAGTTATTCAAACATCATTTACCACAATATTGCATTAATTGCGCTGCTTATACAGCAGTGGATAAAGCCGAAAGTGACCAAGTGATTGCCGGAAAGGTAAACAAAGAAGGTCCCCAAAATTTGGCAGAGCTATGCAATAAATACAACGCCGTTTTAATCCATATATCAACAGACTTCGTTTTTTCGGGCAATCATCATTTGCCCTACTCGGAGGACGATGTGCCTGCACCCATTAACGTTTATGGTGTAACTAAATTAGAGGGCGAGCAAGTAATAGCTTCATCAACCAGTAAGTTTTTTATCATCAGAACAAGCTGGTTATACTCCGAATTTGGGAATAACTTTGTTAAAACGATGTTGCGTTTAGGGCGCGAAAAAACAGAGCTCAAGGTGGTTGCCGATCAAATTGGCACGCCTACATATGGTGTCGATCTGGCCCATTTTATTTTAAAGATTGTTGATTCGGGTAGCGAATCCTATGGAATATACCATTACAGTAACGAAGGTGTAGCATCATGGTATGATTTTGCCAAGGCCATTTTTGAAATAAGTGAGATTGACATACTCGTTTATCCCGTCCGCTCCTCCGAATTCATTACAGCCGCCCAAAGGCCTTCTTTTTCCGTTATGGATAAGTCTAAGGCAAGAAATGAGTTTAAATTAAATATTCCTTATTGGCGAGAAAGTTTGGTGGGTTGTGTGACTGAAATTAACTAACAGAGCCAATTAGTTAGGCAAATTAATTAAAGTATCGTCTAAAGCATCTTTCACTAAAACTTGATTTTTTCGATCCCAAAGCACTTTTTCTTACAATTACTTCTGTAAACTAACAAAAAATTATAAATTTACTGCGTTAAAACATATCGCTATAATTAATCAACCTTACTGAGATAGTTATTGATTTAGTGAATTAATAGTAGCATATATTGTTTTTATATCTAAACATACCTCCCCTTTTTAGTAAAATTTCTATTGAAGTTTTAAGCCCTTTGCCTTAAACTGCGTATGCAATTAATAATATTTGATGCAGCTTTACTGGGTTTTCTACTTATGAATTTCTAAATATCTATATTCTGTATTAGCGCCAAAGTATAGATTAATAACTAAAACTGAACCAAACCTTCCTGAAATGTATTCTAACGAAAAACTGATACTTGATTTTTATGATAATTTAAGAAAAGGAGATGTTAAAAAAATAGGCAATTTTTATGCCAAAAATGCCACTTTCAGGGATCCGATATTTATTAGTTTAAATGCTTCGCAGGCTAGTGCAATGTGGGCAATGGTTGTTAAAGAAAAGGATTTTCAGATTGACATAAAAAAAATAGATATAAGTGATCGGTTTTTAACTGCCGATTGTACTCTGATCTGGACTTGTGAAAATGGGAAAAAGGTATTAAATGATATAACATCACGTTTTGCCTTTAATACCGATGGTAAGATATTACTGCATTCAAACCATTTTGATGTTTATAAGTTGGTAAAGCAAACAACCGGCACAATAGGGGTGCTATTTGGTTGGACTAAGGTATTGCGTAATAGGACAAGAAGGTTGGCTGCCGAGAAGTTAAACTACTTTATGAAAGAACAGAACTATTGCTTTTGATTTGTGCAATTCCCCCCCCCCCCCCCCACATTTTTAAAAACCGTAGGCTGTTATCGAAGATCGGAATACAGTTCAACCGAATCAATAATTTTTGCAAACTGCTCCGGCGCAAACCATCGTATAGCTTTATCTTTATTAAACCAGGTAAGCTGTCTTTTTGCGAAATGCCTGGTGTTTTGTTTAATTAGGCCTATTGCTGTGGTTAAGTCGGTTTTGCCGTCCAGGTAGTCAAATAGCTCTTTGTAGCCAACGGTGCTGAGGGCATTTAAGTGGCGGTAGGGTAGGAGAGATTCTACCTCGGCCAGCAGCCCTTCATTTATCATATTGTCAACCCGCAGGTTAATTCTTTGGTATAGTAATTCGCGGGGGAGGTTTAATCCTATTTTGATGATGTTGAACGGCCGCTGTTTGGTATTTGCAGTACGATAGGATGAAAATGGTTTGCCTGTACTCTCGGTTACTTCAAGGGCTCTAATGATGCGTTGTGGG includes:
- a CDS encoding tyrosine-protein phosphatase yields the protein MFNLFKRSPLVSDVKWIGVDMHSHLLPGIDDGSPDLETSISYISQLNELGYSKFICTPHIFKEIHPNSRETILPALQAVKNALVERGIDVEITAAAEYMINTDFDPLMESDDLMVLNGKRVLIEMSYMFESYDIEKYIFNLRMKGYTPILAHPERYVYYHQDYERYHRFIDMGCLMQVNLLSLSGYYGKGIKTIALKLIKENMIDLIGTDFHNIRHLQAINDFVKSGAAYNLIGKYPFKNMQFFGDNL
- the rfbD gene encoding dTDP-4-dehydrorhamnose reductase, whose protein sequence is MNKVIVMGASGQLGQCLRSVSGQYPDTDVIFPGEGEANVLDIYKLEELFKHHLPQYCINCAAYTAVDKAESDQVIAGKVNKEGPQNLAELCNKYNAVLIHISTDFVFSGNHHLPYSEDDVPAPINVYGVTKLEGEQVIASSTSKFFIIRTSWLYSEFGNNFVKTMLRLGREKTELKVVADQIGTPTYGVDLAHFILKIVDSGSESYGIYHYSNEGVASWYDFAKAIFEISEIDILVYPVRSSEFITAAQRPSFSVMDKSKARNEFKLNIPYWRESLVGCVTEIN
- a CDS encoding nuclear transport factor 2 family protein; the protein is MYSNEKLILDFYDNLRKGDVKKIGNFYAKNATFRDPIFISLNASQASAMWAMVVKEKDFQIDIKKIDISDRFLTADCTLIWTCENGKKVLNDITSRFAFNTDGKILLHSNHFDVYKLVKQTTGTIGVLFGWTKVLRNRTRRLAAEKLNYFMKEQNYCF